In Salinisphaera sp. T31B1, the following are encoded in one genomic region:
- a CDS encoding NADH:flavin oxidoreductase/NADH oxidase — translation MSDLFQPWTIGDVTFRNRIFVSPMCQYSAENGFPNDWHFVHLGSRAVGGAGLVMMEATAVTPEGRITPGDLGIWSDEHIAEFKRNADFIKAQGAAVGVQLAHAGRKASCDAPWRGGAALTAEQGAWQTVAPSAIAFSDNAPTPKALSTDEMAEIVDAFVDAARRADEAGMDMIEVHGAHGYLLHEFVSPLSNRREDEYGGSLENRVRFPLEVVRAVRRVWPKHKPLFYRVSASDWEDGGWDIEQTVQLAHWLKAEGVDLIDCSGGGNTPTAKIPVGPGYQTGFAARIRREVGIATGAVGLITDPVQAEHILHSGQADCVLLAREMLRDPYFPLRAASELHGEQGDWPVQYERAAR, via the coding sequence GTGAGCGATCTATTCCAGCCCTGGACGATCGGCGACGTGACGTTTCGCAACCGTATCTTCGTATCGCCCATGTGCCAGTACTCGGCCGAGAACGGTTTTCCCAACGACTGGCATTTCGTGCATCTGGGCAGCCGGGCGGTCGGCGGTGCAGGGCTCGTGATGATGGAGGCCACGGCCGTCACCCCCGAGGGCCGTATCACGCCTGGCGATCTGGGTATCTGGTCTGACGAGCACATCGCGGAGTTCAAGCGCAATGCCGATTTCATCAAGGCCCAGGGCGCTGCCGTGGGCGTACAGCTGGCCCATGCCGGACGCAAGGCGTCCTGCGATGCGCCGTGGCGCGGCGGCGCGGCGCTGACCGCCGAGCAGGGGGCCTGGCAGACGGTGGCCCCGAGCGCGATCGCGTTTTCCGACAACGCGCCGACGCCGAAGGCATTGAGCACCGACGAGATGGCCGAGATCGTGGACGCGTTCGTGGACGCGGCCCGCCGGGCCGACGAAGCCGGCATGGACATGATTGAGGTCCACGGCGCCCACGGCTACCTGCTGCACGAGTTCGTCTCGCCGTTGTCCAACCGGCGCGAAGACGAGTACGGCGGCAGCCTGGAAAACCGTGTGCGCTTCCCGCTGGAGGTCGTGCGTGCGGTACGCCGCGTCTGGCCCAAGCACAAGCCGCTGTTCTACCGGGTATCGGCCAGCGATTGGGAAGACGGCGGTTGGGATATCGAGCAGACCGTGCAGTTGGCCCACTGGCTCAAGGCTGAAGGCGTCGATCTGATCGACTGCTCGGGTGGCGGCAACACGCCGACGGCCAAGATTCCGGTCGGGCCGGGCTACCAGACCGGGTTCGCCGCGCGTATCCGGCGCGAGGTGGGTATCGCCACCGGGGCAGTCGGCCTGATCACCGATCCGGTTCAGGCCGAGCATATCCTGCATTCCGGCCAGGCCGACTGCGTGCTGCTGGCGCGCGAAATGCTGCGGGATCCGTATTTCCCGCTGCGAGCAGCCTCCGAACTGCACGGGGAACAGGGCGACTGGCCCGTCCAGTACGAACGCGCCGCGCGCTGA